The following are encoded together in the Myxocyprinus asiaticus isolate MX2 ecotype Aquarium Trade chromosome 7, UBuf_Myxa_2, whole genome shotgun sequence genome:
- the poglut1 gene encoding protein O-glucosyltransferase 1 isoform X1 yields the protein MKLLGLPILSLMLFLNGFKLCSSDNSKRWQSYISKISEATKNYQPCIQENCSCHMSVLKDDLRLLRNGISEGLMADTVQRGLGTHYQIIGHKLFREQSCMFPARCSGVEHFILKVIDRLPDMEAVINVRDYPQVPGWVQPPLPVLSFSKTSDYQDIMYPAWTFWEGGPAVWPIYPTGLGRWDLMRNDLKKSAERWPWKKKSPKGFFRGSRTSSERDPLILLSREAPDLVDAEYTKNQAWKSEKDTLGRPPAKEIPLVDHCEYKYLFNFRGVAASFRFKHLFLCGSLVFHVGEEWLEFFYPQLKPWVHYIPVKQDLSDLRELLQFVKEKDGVAKEIAMRGQTFILHHLRMEDVSCYWERLLTDFSKLLKYKPKRKTNYNQVIHRPSRSEL from the exons ATGAAGTTGCTGGGGCTGCCCATACTTTCCCTCATGCTTTTTCTGAATGGATTTAAACTATGTTCTTCGGATAACA GCAAACGTTGGCAGTCATACATCAGCAAAATCTCAGAAGCCACAAAGAACTACCAGCCATGCATTCAGGAGAACTGCAGCTGTCATATGAG TGTCCTGAAAGATGACCTGAGGCTGTTAAGAAACGGCATATCTGAGGGGCTGATGGCAGACACAGTCCAAAGAGGTCTTGGCACACACTACCAGATTATCGGTCACAAGCTGTTCAGAGAACAAAGCTGCATGTTTCCAGCAAG ATGCAGTGGTGTTGAGCACTTTATCCTAAAAGTGATTGACAGGTTACCAGATATGGAGGCGGTGATTAATGTGCGTGACTATCCTCAGGTTCCTGGATGGGTTCAGCCACCCCTGCCTGTACTTTCCTTTAGCAAG ACATCAGACTATCAGGACATTATGTACCCTGCATGGACGTTCTGGGAGGGAGGTCCTGCTGTATGGCCCATTTACCCCACTGGATTGGGCCGCTGGGACCTGATGAGGAATGACCTGAAAAA ATCAGCTGAACGGTGGCCCTGGAAGAAGAAAAGTCCCAAAGGATTCTTTAGAGGTTCTAG GACCAGTTCAGAGAGGGACCCTCTGATCCTTCTGTCTCGAGAGGCCCCTGACCTTGTGGATGCAGAGTATACCAAGAACCAGGCCTGGAAGTCAGAGAAG gacactcTTGGGAGACCCCCAGCTAAGGAGATTCCCCTAGTTGACCACTGTGAATACAA ATACCTCTTTAACTTCAGAGGTGTTGCTGCTAGTTTTCGTTTCAAACATCTATTCTTATGTGGCTCACTGGTTTTTCATGTTGGCGAGGAATGGCTTGAGTTCTTCTATCCACAACTCAAGCCCTGGGTTCACTATATTCCTGTCAAACAGGACTTGTCTGACCTCAG AGAGCTGCTTCAATTTGTGAAAGAAAAGGATGGTGTGGCAAAAGAAATCGCCATGAG GGGCCAGACGTTCATTCTGCATCACCTTCGCATGGAGGATGTATCTTGTTACTGGGAGAGGCTGCTCACTGACTTCAGCAAGCTACTAAAATACAAGCCCAAGAGGAAAACAAACTACAATCAGGTCATCCACAGACCTAGCAGATCTGAACTCTGA
- the poglut1 gene encoding protein O-glucosyltransferase 1 isoform X2, with protein sequence MSVLKDDLRLLRNGISEGLMADTVQRGLGTHYQIIGHKLFREQSCMFPARCSGVEHFILKVIDRLPDMEAVINVRDYPQVPGWVQPPLPVLSFSKTSDYQDIMYPAWTFWEGGPAVWPIYPTGLGRWDLMRNDLKKSAERWPWKKKSPKGFFRGSRTSSERDPLILLSREAPDLVDAEYTKNQAWKSEKDTLGRPPAKEIPLVDHCEYKYLFNFRGVAASFRFKHLFLCGSLVFHVGEEWLEFFYPQLKPWVHYIPVKQDLSDLRELLQFVKEKDGVAKEIAMRGQTFILHHLRMEDVSCYWERLLTDFSKLLKYKPKRKTNYNQVIHRPSRSEL encoded by the exons ATGAG TGTCCTGAAAGATGACCTGAGGCTGTTAAGAAACGGCATATCTGAGGGGCTGATGGCAGACACAGTCCAAAGAGGTCTTGGCACACACTACCAGATTATCGGTCACAAGCTGTTCAGAGAACAAAGCTGCATGTTTCCAGCAAG ATGCAGTGGTGTTGAGCACTTTATCCTAAAAGTGATTGACAGGTTACCAGATATGGAGGCGGTGATTAATGTGCGTGACTATCCTCAGGTTCCTGGATGGGTTCAGCCACCCCTGCCTGTACTTTCCTTTAGCAAG ACATCAGACTATCAGGACATTATGTACCCTGCATGGACGTTCTGGGAGGGAGGTCCTGCTGTATGGCCCATTTACCCCACTGGATTGGGCCGCTGGGACCTGATGAGGAATGACCTGAAAAA ATCAGCTGAACGGTGGCCCTGGAAGAAGAAAAGTCCCAAAGGATTCTTTAGAGGTTCTAG GACCAGTTCAGAGAGGGACCCTCTGATCCTTCTGTCTCGAGAGGCCCCTGACCTTGTGGATGCAGAGTATACCAAGAACCAGGCCTGGAAGTCAGAGAAG gacactcTTGGGAGACCCCCAGCTAAGGAGATTCCCCTAGTTGACCACTGTGAATACAA ATACCTCTTTAACTTCAGAGGTGTTGCTGCTAGTTTTCGTTTCAAACATCTATTCTTATGTGGCTCACTGGTTTTTCATGTTGGCGAGGAATGGCTTGAGTTCTTCTATCCACAACTCAAGCCCTGGGTTCACTATATTCCTGTCAAACAGGACTTGTCTGACCTCAG AGAGCTGCTTCAATTTGTGAAAGAAAAGGATGGTGTGGCAAAAGAAATCGCCATGAG GGGCCAGACGTTCATTCTGCATCACCTTCGCATGGAGGATGTATCTTGTTACTGGGAGAGGCTGCTCACTGACTTCAGCAAGCTACTAAAATACAAGCCCAAGAGGAAAACAAACTACAATCAGGTCATCCACAGACCTAGCAGATCTGAACTCTGA